Below is a genomic region from Myxococcus fulvus.
GGAGCGGTCCCGGAACGCGTGGAGCTGTTGGTGGATGGTCGTGTGATGGAGATGCTGCTGCCGCCCTACACGCTCAGTTTGGACACGCAAGCGTTGGAAGAAGGAGACCATGAGTTGTTTGTGCGGACAGCGCTGGGAGACCAGCAGTTCCTGAGCGAGCGACGAGAGTTGAAGGTTGATAGGACTCGGCCAGTCCTCGTATCTCGTCACCCTGCTCCAGGCGATCGCTGGGTCCCAGTGAGGCAGGTGACTCGGCTCGAGTTCTCGGAAGCAATCGACCCAGCAACGATTCAGGAGGGGGCTGCTCGCCTGGAAGTGGAGTCGAAGGTGATTGCTGGTGTGGTGGAGGTGTCTGTTGATGGCAAATCACTGACGATTCAACCGACGAACCCGCTGCCCAAGAATGTCTCAATCCAGGTAGTCGTAGATTCATCGCTGGCGGATCTTGCTGGTAATTCGATTCAAACAGAGGGCGGCGAATGGAGTTGGGTGGTGCCTGACTTCCTGCCGCTTGGCAGTTCGTTCCCGACAGAGTCGCCTCAAGATGCTACTCCGAAGGCTATCGAGTTGCTCGTCCCAGTGTCAGGGTTTCCTATCATGGCATGGGCGAATCCTGGGACTGGAGCGGTGTTCGTCCGTCAATGGTCTGGCGATGTCTGGGAGCCTTTGGGCGCACCGACGCCAATCACGAGAGGCGCCTCTTTCTTCGACGCTCGTTTGGACAGGGACGGCCATCCCGTAGTGGCCTGGGTCGGTGAGACGTTGCGAGAGGTTCGTGTCTGGCGTTGGACTGGGGAGGAGTGGGCGCCTATGGGAGGAGTGATTGAGGGACTGCCATCCGATTTGATAACCCTCTCTCTGCGTACAAATGGGAAGGGAGAATGGTTTCTCTGTTCCTCCACACGGCAGGAGTTCTTCGTGTGGAAGTGGCACGAGGCTCGCTGGGTTCAATTGGGCCTTTTCCAGGCGACAGCCAACTGGAGTGTCGTAGCAGTCCACATGGAACTCGATGATGCTGGGAATCCACTGGTCCTCATGGAAGAGCGAGAGTCCTTCGGTGCTCCTCGTCATCACCATAAATGGTGGAGGACGGATCGGTGGACATCGATCAGTTCGTCCCTGGACTACCTGGGGGGGTGGTCCTGGGGGGTGAGTATTCCAGGGCGCTCGTTGGTGGTCTCGCATGGTGGAGTCGACGTTATTGTCTTTAAATGGTTTGCCGGGGGATGGGGCCAACTGGGCAGTGTTTTTCCGGAGCGGTTTCCTGGTGGCTCATTGGCCAAGGCACATCGTTTCGCTGAGGATCCTTCAGGTATGCTCGTTGTCTTGCTCGGCGAATCCGAGGCAGCAGGCCAGCCCGATACCGTGCATTTCCGAAAACTCGTGAACGAGGATTGGGAGCCGCTTGAGAGCGTGTTGCGCCCATCGCCTGGAGTGATTTCCTCGGCTTCACTGCGCTTCGGAATCACCCCGGCGGGGCGGTTCCTCGTCGGCCAGGTAGAATCGCTCGAAGCGACGCCGACGCAGTCCTCCATCCAGGTCTACATCTCCAACGACTGAAGACTGACCCCGCGCCACGGGGCCACGTCGTACACCACCGTTCTCCATTGAACGGTGGTGGGGTGCCCCTTGGGGCGATGTGGGGTGGGCGCGACGACGGATGCGTGCATAGATTGTCGTGTCCACCGCTGTTTCCCTACACGCGAGGCACTTGTTTCATGAAGCGCACGGCCGCCCAGACCTCGGAAGAGCCGGTGCCGGACACGACTGCGGCCGTGTCTCCCGGGAACCGCAAGCGCATCCTCGTCGTCGACGACTTCGACGATGCCCGCGAGATGTATGCGGAATACCTGGAGTTCGTCGGCTTCGAGGTGGACACCGCCCGGGATGGCGCCGAGGCGGTGGAGAAGGCCCAGTCGAGCGAGCCGGACATCATCCTCATGGACCTGTCCCTGCCCGTCATGGACGGCTGGGAGGCCACCCGACGTATCAAACAGGACACTCGGACCCGCGATATCCCCGTCATGGCGCTGACCGGCCACGTGCTCGCGGGCAACGCCGAGCACGCCCGCGAGGCCGGTGCCGACGAGTTCGTCGCCAAGCCGTGCCTGCCTTCGGACCTGGAGAACAAGATCCGAAACATGCTCAAGCCGAGCAAGGCGCGTAAGCCGAACGGGCAGGAAGGCTGACACCTCCCACCGGTGGGAAGTGGTGACCACCCGACATCGGGTGGCCCCTCCCGGCGCGCTCCTGCCCTTTCGGACGGGGGAAGGGTTGCCGCGGGACGTCCGGATGCCTAGCCCGTGGGAGTGGGCACCCCCGCCACCTTCCGGCCGCCAGACTCGTGGACTCCTCCCGAGGAGTTCGACGAGTACCGAATCGTGCGGCCCATCGGTCGGGGGCGCACGGGCCGGGTCTACCTGGCCCAGGACACCCTGCTCGAACGCCCCGTGGCGGTGAAGTTCATCCCCGCCCTCGGCCCCAATGCCCTGGCGCGCTTCCTCGTCGAGGCCCGCGCCGCCGCCCGCATCCAGCACCCCAACGTCGTCACCCTCTACCGGGTGGGACAACTCGACGAACAGCCCTACCTCATCTCCGAGTTCATCCGCGGCGTCAGCCTGGACCGGCTCGTCAAACCCCTGCGCTGGGAGCGCGTGCTCGCCATCGGTCGGGACCTCGCCCGAGGCCTCAGCGCCGCCCACCGCCGGGGCGTCCTCCACCGCGACATCAAGCCCGGCAACGCCGTGCTCACCGAGAGCGGCGCCGTGAAGCTGCTCGACTTCGGCCTCGCCAAGCTGCTCGACGGCGCCGTGGGCGACGAGGTGCCCCCTCTTCGCACCACCACCCCACCCGAGCTCCCCGTCGACCTGGACCCCGAGCTCAACCCGCACTTCTCCGCCCGCTCGCTCGACGGCGTCTTCCTGCCCTCGCTGCCCCAGGGCGCCCTCGTCGGCACGCCGTACTACATGTCCCCCGAGGCCTGGGCCGGCGAGGACCTCTCGGCCCGCAGCGACGTGTACTCGCTGGGCATCGTCCTCTACGAGCTGTGCGTGGGCCGAGGCCCCTACCGCGACGTCGTCTGGCGCGAGCTGCCTCACGTCGTGCGCACCCAGGACGCCCTGCCCCTGGGCGAGGTCGCCCCGCAGGTGGACCCGACCTTCGCCGCCATCATCGACCGCTGCCTGCGCCGCGAGCCCTCCGAGCGCTTCGCCTCCGCCGCCCAGCTCCTCGAGGCCCTGGAGTCCCTGGCCCGCGAGGACACGCCCACCCACGTCCCCGAGGGCAATCCCTATCGCGGCCTGCGCGCCTTCGAGGCCGAACACCGCGCCCTCTTCTTCGGCCGCCGCCGCGAGTGTCGCGCCGTGGTGGAGCGCCTCAGAGGCGAGTCCTTCCTGCTCATCACCGGCGACTCCGGCGTCGGCAAGTCGTCCCTGTGCCTCGCCGGCATCCTCCCCGCCGTCGTCGAGGGTGGGCTCGAGGACGGCCGTCGCTGGCACACCGTCCGCCTGGTCCCGGGACGCAAGCCCCTGGGTGCGCTCTGCGCCGCGCTCGCCTCGCTCCTCGTGACCGAAGAGGAGCTCCTCGTCGAGGCGCTGCGCGCCGAGCCCGCGTGCCTCGCCCGTCGCCTGCGTGCCCGTCTGGGCGCACGTGAAGGACTCCTCGTCTACGTGGATCAGCTCGAGGAGCTGGCGACACTCGCCGAGCCCAACGAGGCGGCGCTCGCGGGACAGGCCCTCGGCAGCCTCGCGGAGGGCGCCAGCGGGGTGCGACTGCTCGCCTCCAGTCGCAGCGACTTCCTCACCCGGCTCACCGCCGTGCCCGGCCTGGGCGCCGAAGTCCCTCGCGCGCTGTACCTCCTGCGCGCCCTCACCGCCGAGGAGACCCGCGAGGCCGTCACCGGCCCCTCGCGCGTGAAGGGCGTCCGCTTCGAGTCGGAGTCCCTCGTCGACGCGCTCGTCACCGCCGCGGCCGAGGGCGGCCTGCCGCTGCTCCAGTTCGCCCTCGCCGAGCTGTGGGAGGCCCGCGACACGAAGACGCAGCACATCACCCAGGCCGCGCTGGACTCGATGGGCGGCGTGGCCGGAGCCCTGGCCCGACACGCGGACGCGGCGGTGGAGCGCCTGCTGCCGGACCAGCGCGTCGCGGCGCGAGGCGTCCTGCTCCGACTCGTCACCGCCGACGGAACCCGCG
It encodes:
- a CDS encoding Ig-like domain-containing protein; this encodes MEMLLPPYTLSLDTQALEEGDHELFVRTALGDQQFLSERRELKVDRTRPVLVSRHPAPGDRWVPVRQVTRLEFSEAIDPATIQEGAARLEVESKVIAGVVEVSVDGKSLTIQPTNPLPKNVSIQVVVDSSLADLAGNSIQTEGGEWSWVVPDFLPLGSSFPTESPQDATPKAIELLVPVSGFPIMAWANPGTGAVFVRQWSGDVWEPLGAPTPITRGASFFDARLDRDGHPVVAWVGETLREVRVWRWTGEEWAPMGGVIEGLPSDLITLSLRTNGKGEWFLCSSTRQEFFVWKWHEARWVQLGLFQATANWSVVAVHMELDDAGNPLVLMEERESFGAPRHHHKWWRTDRWTSISSSLDYLGGWSWGVSIPGRSLVVSHGGVDVIVFKWFAGGWGQLGSVFPERFPGGSLAKAHRFAEDPSGMLVVLLGESEAAGQPDTVHFRKLVNEDWEPLESVLRPSPGVISSASLRFGITPAGRFLVGQVESLEATPTQSSIQVYISND
- a CDS encoding response regulator; the encoded protein is MKRTAAQTSEEPVPDTTAAVSPGNRKRILVVDDFDDAREMYAEYLEFVGFEVDTARDGAEAVEKAQSSEPDIILMDLSLPVMDGWEATRRIKQDTRTRDIPVMALTGHVLAGNAEHAREAGADEFVAKPCLPSDLENKIRNMLKPSKARKPNGQEG